The Saprospiraceae bacterium genome contains the following window.
CTTTGCCAAATAAGGTTGCTAAAGATGGTAAATTTATTTATTTTGATATTTCCTCAGTAAATAATAAAACTGGTGAATACTCAATTGAAAATATATTGGATGTAAATGATGCACCAAGTAGAGCAAGAAGAGAAATAAAGGAAAATGATGTTTTGCTATCAACAGTTAGACCAAATTTGAAAGCATTTGCTTTGCTCTCAAATATCCCGAAGAATTCAATTGCATCTACTGGATTTGCTGTTTTAAGATGTAAGGAGAAAGTACTTCCAAAATATGTTTATGAGTCATTATTTACTGATTTTATGCAAAATCAAATGATTGGTAAAATGGGAAAGGGAGCTTACCCGAGTATAAACCAGACAGATGTTGAGAATTTAGAAATTCCACTTCCACCAATTAGTGTTCAACAAGAAATTGTAAAGCGCATTGAAGATGAACAAGCATTGGTAAACTCAAACAAGAAACTCGTAGAAATTTTTGAGCAAAAAATAAAAGATGAAATTAATAAGTTATGGCAGGCAGCACCTAAGGATTATGCAATGAGTGAGGGAATAATGACATTAGCAGCAGAGGAATAAAATTTGTGAATACCAAACATGAGGCTACAATTACTGGACCTAGTTAAAAAGACTATTCTGTTCAAATATGAATTGCCAAATACTGTTGCAAACATAGAACGAACAATTTTTTCAAACTTAAATGACAAGTGTTACGAAGCAACCAATAAGAACGATCTTGCAGAAATTATTTATAACTCAATTATTGAATATTCATTCAATGAATTTGAAATAAACGAAAAGGAATACAATGACCTTCAAACAATCGCTTTTCAGGACAGAATCAGATTTGATGAAAATGATTCGGACAAAACACAATTAAAGTATGGTTTTTTCGGCGAGGTCATTTTGTATGCAATCCTGAAAATAATATTTGGCGTTGATGCCTTGATTGCAAGAGGTGTCTTGTATAATCCATTAGAGAATTCTGAATCCAAAGGCTATGATGCTTATCACCTTATAGAAAGTGATTCTAAAATACAATTGTGGGTAGGAGAAACTAAATTTCATCAGAACTACACGCAAGCTGTTAATGATGTTTTGATAAAAATAAAACTAGCGCTATCGGATGACTACCTAAGGAAAAATCTTCTTACACTACGAAAGAACAAAGACAGATTAAATATTCAAGGTTCAACACTTGAAGCACTCTTGAATGATTGGGATAAGAATCCGAATATTATTATTACAAATGAACTAAATAAATATCAAATTGAATTAGTGTATCCTATAATAATCTTATTTCAACAAAACAAAGATGGATATGACGCAAGCATTAAAGCTATTCCTGAATATATCAAAAAGAATTATATAGTGGAAGAATATGCATTGTCGGTTCCTTGCTTTTTATACTTTGTTTTCATTCCTGTAGAAGACGTAAAAGCAATTAAAATAGATGTATTATCATGGATAAAAT
Protein-coding sequences here:
- a CDS encoding restriction endonuclease subunit S, encoding MPNKVAKDGKFIYFDISSVNNKTGEYSIENILDVNDAPSRARREIKENDVLLSTVRPNLKAFALLSNIPKNSIASTGFAVLRCKEKVLPKYVYESLFTDFMQNQMIGKMGKGAYPSINQTDVENLEIPLPPISVQQEIVKRIEDEQALVNSNKKLVEIFEQKIKDEINKLWQAAPKDYAMSEGIMTLAAEE
- a CDS encoding DUF1837 domain-containing protein: MRLQLLDLVKKTILFKYELPNTVANIERTIFSNLNDKCYEATNKNDLAEIIYNSIIEYSFNEFEINEKEYNDLQTIAFQDRIRFDENDSDKTQLKYGFFGEVILYAILKIIFGVDALIARGVLYNPLENSESKGYDAYHLIESDSKIQLWVGETKFHQNYTQAVNDVLIKIKLALSDDYLRKNLLTLRKNKDRLNIQGSTLEALLNDWDKNPNIIITNELNKYQIELVYPIIILFQQNKDGYDASIKAIPEYIKKNYIVEEYALSVPCFLYFVFIPVEDVKAIKIDVLSWIKSKKQLL